From one Notolabrus celidotus isolate fNotCel1 chromosome 2, fNotCel1.pri, whole genome shotgun sequence genomic stretch:
- the gipc3 gene encoding PDZ domain-containing protein GIPC3: MQNGEAMSPQDSEAAGAEAMEDQKAKILACVEPTAPPLPPPPSPPPPGPPEYPRPRLIFHTQLAHGSPTGRIHGFTNVKELYAKIAEVFNISPSEILFCTLNSHKVDMQKLLGGQIGLEDFIFAHVRGETKEVEVTKTEDALGLTITDNGAGYAFIKRIKESSTIDRLKTVCVGDHIEAINDQSIVGCRHYEVAKMLKEQPRGIPFTLRLVGPKKAFDMIGMRTRAPKSNEGKMVNGRETLRLRSKGAATVQEVQNEFEEQATRKVDDLLESYMGIRDLELATTIVEAGKDKKNPDDFAEALDSVLGDFAFPDVFLFDVWGAIGDIKNGRV; this comes from the exons ATGCAGAACGGGGAGGCTATGAGCCCGCAGGACTCGGAGGCAGCAGGGGCAGAAGCCATGGAGGACCAGAAGGCTAAGATCCTTGCGTGTGTCGAACCCACAgcgcctcctcttcctcctcctccttcaccgcCGCCACCAGGGCCACCAGAATACCCGAGACCCAGACTCATCTTCCACACCCAGCTGGCTCATGGGAGCCCCACAGGTCGCATCCACGGATTCACCAACGTCAAGGAGCTGTACGCCAAGATCGCTGAAGTGTTCAACATCTCCCCCTCAGag ATCCTCTTCTGCACCCTTAACTCCCATAAAGTGGACATGCAGAAGCTCCTGGGGGGTCAGATCGGACTGGAGGACTTCATCTTCGCTCACGTCCGGGGAGAAACCAAAGAGGTGGAGGTGACAAAGACGGAGGACGCGCTGGGCCTCACTATCACGGACAACGGAGCTGGATACGCCTTCATCAAG aGGATAAAGGAAAGCAGCACCATCGACCGGCTGAAGACGGTTTGTGTTGGAGATCACATCGAGGCCATCAACGATCAGAGCATCGTCGGCTGTCGACACTACGAGGTGGCTAAGATGCTGAAAGAGCAGCCGAGAGGGATTCCCTTCACTCTGCGCCTGGTGGGGCCCAAGAAGGCCTTCG ACATGATCGGAATGAGGACCAGAGCGCCAAAATCTAATGAGGGCAAGATGGTGAACGGGAGGGAGACGCTTCGTCTGCGCTCCAAGGGCGCTGCTACGGTTCAGGAAGTG CAGAATGAGTTTGAGGAGCAGGCCACGAGGAAGGTGGACGACCTGTTGGAGAGCTACATGGGAATTAGAGATCTGGAGCTGG CGACCACCATTGTTGAAGCCGGCAAAGACAAGAAGAACCCAGATGACTTTGCGGAGGCCTTGGACTCGGTTCTGGGAGATTTTGCCTTCCCTGAcgtgtttctgtttgatgtATGGGGAGCTATTGGGGACATCAAGAATGGGAGAGTGTAG